The segment TGAAAAGGGCCATCTCGATAGAGATTACCAGCTCGCGCTCCTGAAAGGGCTTCAGCAGATACCCGTAGGCCTGGGCCTCCTTGGCCCGCGCCAGATTCTGTCGATCAGAAAAGGCTGTAAGAAATATCGAGGGAATCCCGAAGCGCTCGCGAATTCTCTCAGCCACCATGATTCCGTCAAGTTCCCCCACGATCTGGATATCCATCAGGGCCAAATCAGGGGATTCACTCTGGGCCAGAGCGAGAGCTGTATCGCCATCCCTGGCAATACCTACCACCCGGAATCCCAGCGATTCCAGGCGAGTCTGGATATCGAGTGCAACAATCCGCTCGTCTTCAACGATGAGAATCGATGCTACCACTGCGCCCCACCCGTTCAAGAACGTTTCGAACGATCTCGTTTAATCCAACGATCTGGTCAACAGCACCACGTTTTACCGCCTCCTGGGGCATCCCGTAGACGATGCAGCTTTTCTCATCCTGGGCGATCGTCCAGGCCCCGACATCGTGCATCTCCTTCATTCCCCGGGCTCCATCGTCTCCCATGCCTGTCATGATCACACCGATTGCGTTTTGACCGGCACTCTGGGCAGCGGACCGAAAGAGGACATCCACCGAGGGGCGATGGCGACTCACCAGCGGGCCCTCCCGAACTTCCACATAATAACGGGCTCCGCTGCGCCGAATCAGGAGATGCTTGTTGCCAGGAGCGATGAGAGCACGGCCCGTGAGAATCGTGTCATTATGCTCGGCTTCCTTCACAGTAATCTCGCAGAGCGAATCCAGGCGGGTTGCAAAGGCGGCGGTGAACTTCTCCGGCATATGCTGAACAATAACGATCCCCGGAGCGTTCAGAGGCATCTCTTCCAGGAAAACCCGCAACGCTTCGGTTCCTCCCGTGGAAGCTCCGACACAGACGATCTTTTCCGTTGTATCGGGGATTCTCTTTCCAGTGGGGGGCGGCAGGATGGCGTCGGCGGTTTGCTTGGGCTGAAGGCCTTCCTCCCGGCGAGAGCGACTGCCAGGGGGTATATCCTGTTTCCGTGGCGGCGCAGGAGCCTCCCGGGATTCCACTGAACCCGAAGGGGCCGAGCCGTGAAGCGAGGGGATTGAGAACCGCGCTGCGTAGGCAGCCCGGACAGCGTCATAAACCCGGACCCGGGACTCTTCCAAAAAGGTCTTGGTACCAACCTTGGGTTTTTCCACAATTTCCAGAGCGCCGTATTCCAGCGCCGTCAGGGCATTCACGGAACCGGATTCTGCCATGGAGGAGCAGATCACCACCGGCATGGGGTGCTGACGCATGAGATGGCGGAGAAAACTCAAACCGTCCATGCGGGGCATCTCGATGTCCAGGGTTATGACATCGGGAGCACAGGAGGCCATTTTCTTGGCTGCTATGTAGGGATCAGGAGCGATTCCAACCACTTCGAAATCGCTGTTCTGCTCAAAGATCTGGGTAAGGGTTTGCCGGACCACAGCAGAATCATCAATGATCATTACTTTTATTTTTCCTGCCATTATCTCGCTCCTCCTATTCTGTTGATCCTTCAAGACGGCGATACACAGTAGGGGCCACCGATTCAAAGGGGAGGTTGCTGCTTGCCATGCTTTCGGAGTGACCAAGAAAGAGATACCCCCCGGGCACCAGGTAATCGCAGAGACGCCGCAAGAGCGCCTCCTGGCGATGCCGATCAAAATAAATAATCACATTTCTGCAGAATATTACGTGAAACAGATCACGCATGGGGTATTTTTCCTGCATCAGGTTAAGACGCTTGAAGAGGACGTTCTGACGAACCTCGGGGCGCAGGCGAACGAGGTCGGCAGCGCGATCGCGGCTCCGCAGAAAATAGCGTTTCCGCAGAACCTGCGAAACTGGCTGTATCCGTCCGGCCGGGTAAACGGCTTTTTCTGCGACATGCAGAACCGCCGTAGAGATATCGGTACCCAGAATGCGGTAGGAAAAAGCAGGGTTCACCCGACGGAACTCCTCGAAAGTCACGGCCAGGCTGTAGGCTTCTTCCCCCGTTGAAGACGCCGCAGACCAGGCCAAAAAGGGTTTCTCCATTCCCCACCCCTGTGATGCCTGGCGGGGCAGAAGGGAGTCTCTCAAGTAATCAAA is part of the Alkalispirochaeta americana genome and harbors:
- a CDS encoding protein-glutamate methylesterase/protein-glutamine glutaminase, which translates into the protein MAGKIKVMIIDDSAVVRQTLTQIFEQNSDFEVVGIAPDPYIAAKKMASCAPDVITLDIEMPRMDGLSFLRHLMRQHPMPVVICSSMAESGSVNALTALEYGALEIVEKPKVGTKTFLEESRVRVYDAVRAAYAARFSIPSLHGSAPSGSVESREAPAPPRKQDIPPGSRSRREEGLQPKQTADAILPPPTGKRIPDTTEKIVCVGASTGGTEALRVFLEEMPLNAPGIVIVQHMPEKFTAAFATRLDSLCEITVKEAEHNDTILTGRALIAPGNKHLLIRRSGARYYVEVREGPLVSRHRPSVDVLFRSAAQSAGQNAIGVIMTGMGDDGARGMKEMHDVGAWTIAQDEKSCIVYGMPQEAVKRGAVDQIVGLNEIVRNVLERVGRSGSIDSHR
- a CDS encoding CheR family methyltransferase codes for the protein MPEASLSDKQFQRLSAFIEGEVGIKMPPVKRVMLEGRLRKRLRALSMASFDEYVEHVFSCDDGEIVHMIDVVTTNKTDFFREPEHFDYLRDSLLPRQASQGWGMEKPFLAWSAASSTGEEAYSLAVTFEEFRRVNPAFSYRILGTDISTAVLHVAEKAVYPAGRIQPVSQVLRKRYFLRSRDRAADLVRLRPEVRQNVLFKRLNLMQEKYPMRDLFHVIFCRNVIIYFDRHRQEALLRRLCDYLVPGGYLFLGHSESMASSNLPFESVAPTVYRRLEGSTE